The following coding sequences lie in one Sorghum bicolor cultivar BTx623 chromosome 6, Sorghum_bicolor_NCBIv3, whole genome shotgun sequence genomic window:
- the LOC110436333 gene encoding ankyrin repeat and zinc finger domain-containing protein 1 produces the protein MAAAAPEKRPPRSLFELASDFFDSSVLLRAHPSTAPSAVEPSEPSRSPPPPTTQQQQQQLSEASGSRWTCNTCAAEFESLQEQREHFKSDLHRLNVKLSIAGKTIIKEEDLDKADSDSLFDDLEISSVSGSEDEQENGPASERLLSVKGKEEFRKKLYFRRASGDTISIYRCMLLKEHEEPLIDCKSGQMENASCVPEEEMINRVKHLTCEPRDASHLRIVILTSGGHFAGCVFDGNSIVAHKTFHRYVVRAKAGKRQSGKDATGKVAHSAGSSLRRYNEAALKKEVQELIVSWKSYFETCVCAFIYAPSKNRQMLFDGEKTQSVIQSCDIRPVPLTVHRPTLKEAKRVYCNLTQLYYEMECSTTDETLPDAGSVKNVEQSQGKKKEVDADPEESISDLSARLELLNKNESATIPSSKNETTPLHEAAKCGNAQLTLELLEQGLDPCIKDARGKTPYSLASDKEVRNTFRRFMALNLDKWDWHAADVPSALTKEMEESQAAKQADKDAKRKARAKELKKLKKAREKEEKEKEKAKAQASQSQTDVKGTSSGQMANRTASVPGLKPKHQTPQQILIAKEEERQRKQAEEREKRAAAAERRLAALAAQSAGAGASGAAATNCSAQRAVPDDNSCSCCFASLAGKVPFHRYNYKYCSTTCMHLHSEMLQDD, from the exons gccgacgactcagcagcagcagcagcagctttcAGAGGCTTCGGGATCCAGGTGGACGTGCAACACCTGTGCCGCCGAGTTCGAGTCGCTACAGGAGCAGCGCGAGCACTTCAAGTCCGACCTACACCGCCTCAAC GTTAAGTTGAGCATTGCTGGTAAAACTATTATAAAGGAAGAGGACCTAGACAAAGCAGATTCTGATTCTCTGTTTGATGATTTGGAGATATCTAGTGTCTCTGGTTCAGAGGACGAACAAGAAAATGGACCTGCATCAGAACGTTTGCTCTCAGTTAAAGGCAAGGAAGAATTCAGGAAGAAACTTTACTTTCGTCGTGCATCGGGTGACACAATTTCTATCTATAGATGCATGCTCTTGAAAGAACATGAAGAACCATTAATTGATTGTAAGTCTGGTCAGATGGAAAATGCATCTTGTGTACCGGAGGAGGAGATGATAAATAGGGTGAAGCATTTGACTTGTGAACCTCGTGATGCGTCACATTTGAGAATTGTTATACTAACAAGCGGTGGACATTTTGCTGGATGCGTTTTTGATGGAAATTCCATTGTAGCACATAAAACATTTCATAG GTATGTTGTAAGAGCAAAGGCTGGGAAGAGGCAATCTGGAAAAGATGCTACTGGAAAAGTTGCACACTCAGCAGGCTCTTCTCTACGGCGCTATAACGAAGCAGCACTGAAAAAG GAAGTTCAAGAATTAATTGTTTCATGGAAGTCATACTTTGAGACATGTGTTTGTGCCTTCATTTATGCTCCATCTAAGAACCGACAGATGCTCTTCGATGGGGAGAAGACTCAGTCAGTAATTCAGTCATGTGATATTCGTCCAGTTCCATTGACTGTCCATCGTCCCACTTTGAAGGAAGCTAAGCGGGTATATTGTAACCTAACACAACTCTACTATGAGATGGAATGTTCAACCACAGATGAAACCTTACCTGATGCTGGAAGTGTGAAAAATGTTGAACAAAGTCAAGGAAAAAAGAAGGAAGTGGACGCAGACCCTGAGGAATCTATTTCTGACTTGTCTGCCAGGTTGGAATTGTTGAATAAGAATGAATCAGCAACAATACCATCATCTAAGAACGAAACAACACCTCTTCATGAGGCAGCAAAGTGTGGCAATGCTCAGCTGACCCTGGAGTTACTCGAGCAGGGTTTGGATCCTTGCATAAAAGATGCAAGAGGAAAGACACCTTATTCGCTGGCTTCAGATAAGGAAGTTAGAAATACATTCAGAAGATTTATGGCACTCAACCTTGACAAATGGGATTGGCATGCCGCAGATGTGCCTAGTGCACTAACAAAAGAAATGGAAGAATCACAAGCTGCAAAACAA GCAGACAAGGATGCCAAAAGGAAAGCACGTGCAAAGGAGttgaagaaattaaaaaaagcaAGAGAAAAGGAAGAGAAGGAAAAGGAGAAGGCTAAG GCTCAAGCATCGCAGTCACAAACTGATGTTAAAGGCACTTCAAGTGGCCAAATGGCTAACAGAACTGCATCAGTGCCAGGCCTTAAACCAAAGCATCAGACGCCACAGCAAATACTTATAGCAAAGGAG GAGGAACGACAGCGAAAACAAGCTGaagaaagagagaagagagCAGCTGCAGCAGAGAGAAGACTTGCAGCTCTTGCTGCCCAATCTGCTGGAGCCGGCGCGTCAGGTGCAGCAGCAACAAACTGCTCAGCACAGAGGGCAGTACCAGATGACAATTCGTGTTCATGCTGTTTTGCTTCCTTGGCTGGCAAGGTGCCATTCCACCGATACAACTACAAATACTGCAGCACGACATGTATGCATCTTCATTCAGAAATGCTGCAAGATGATTAA
- the LOC8057613 gene encoding guard cell S-type anion channel SLAC1, with protein MAALAPAFSTYAPGWRRPVHVKAPVMLTYAARGGAYIGAAAHNITRSALVLAHLDHRLAAEIMAADPSSSSMAQQTADIRAAPPEDSRQMAMSGPLNVRGDRRPPPMQRAFSRQVSLGSGVTVLGMDRGGRNGGGRGQRALPRSGRSLGVLNHSGGLGQAGGDGAARRGGGGDFSMFRTKSTLSKQNSLLPTRIRESDLDLPTHVEDQSAGRTAEDPLNKSVPAGRYFAALRGPELDEVRDYEDILLPKDEVWPFLLRFPIGCFGVCLGLGSQAILWGALAASPAMRFLHVTPMINVALWLLAVTVLVATSVTYVLKCVFYFEAIRREYFHPVRVNFFFAPWIAAMFVTIGLPRAYAPERPHPAVWCAFVLPLFALELKIYGQWLSGGKRRLCKVANPSSHLSVVGNFVGAILAARVGWAEAGKLLWAIGVAHYIVVFVTLYQRLPTNEALPKELHPVYSMFIATPSAASLAWAAIYGSFDAVARTFFFMAIFLYLSLVVRINFFRGFRFSLAWWSYTFPMTTASLATVKYAEAVPCFASRALALSLSLMSSTMVSLLLVSTLLHALVWRSLFPNDLAIAITKDRQNGAAKPNGRGKRASKRVHDIKRWAKQAPLSLVSSITKSHSADKEEEERTD; from the exons ATGGCCGCCCTCGCCCCGGCCTTCTCCACGTATGCACCTGGGTGGCGCCGGCCGGTGCACGTGAAAGCACCGGTCATGTTGACATACGCTGCCCGCGGCGGAGCATATATTGGCGCCGCCGCACATAACATAACTCGATCGGCGCTTGTGCTCGCACACCTCGATCATCGCTTAGCTGCAGAAATAATGGCAGCCGATCCTTCGTCCTCTTCCATGGCCCAGCAAACGGCGGACATCCGCGCGGCCCCGCCCGAGGACTCGAGGCAGATGGCAATGAGCGGGCCGCTCAACGTCCGGGGCGACCGGAGGCCGCCGCCGATGCAGAGGGCCTTCAGCCGGCAGGTGTCGCTCGGCAGCGGCGTGACGGTGCTGGGCATGGACAGAGGGGGAAGGAACGGCGGCGGAAGGGGCCAGCGCGCCCTCCCGCGCAGTGGCAGGAGCCTCGGGGTGCTCAACCACAGCGGCGGCCTGGGCCaggccggcggcgacggcgccgcGCGCAGGGGTGGTGGCGGTGACTTCAGCATGTTCCGGACCAAGTCGACGCTGAGCAAGCAGAACTCCCTGCTGCCGACGAGAATCAGGGAGTCCGACCTCGACCTGCCCACGCACGTCGAGGACCAGTCCGCCGGCAGGACGGCGGAGGACCCGCTCAACAAGAGCGTCCCCGCCGGCCGCTACTTCGCCGCGCTCCGCGGCCCTGAGCTCGACGAAGTCCGC GACTACGAGGACATCCTGTTGCCCAAGGACGAGGTGTGGCCGTTCCTGCTGCGGTTCCCGATCGGCTGCTTCGGTGTGTGCCTGGGCCTCGGCAGCCAGGCCATCCTGTGGGGCGCGCTGGCGGCGAGCCCCGCGATGCGCTTCCTGCACGTCACGCCCATGATCAACGTCGCGCTGTGGCTGCTGGCGGTCACCGTGCTCGTCGCGACGTCCGTCACCTACGTGCTCAAGTGCGTCTTCTACTTCGAGGCCATCCGCCGCGAGTACTTCCACCCGGTCCgcgtcaacttcttcttcgcgcCGTGGATCGCGGCCATGTTCGTCACCATCGGCCTGCCCCGCGCCTACGCCCCCGAGCGGCCGCACCCGGCCGTGTGGTGCGCCTTCGTGCTGCCGCTCTTCGCGCTGGAGCTCAAGATATACGGGCAGTGGCTGTCCGGCGGCAAGCGGCGGCTGTGCAAGGTGGCCAACCCGTCGTCCCACCTCTCGGTGGTGGGCAACTTCGTCGGCGCCATACTGGCGGCGAGGGTCGGGTGGGCGGAGGCCGGCAAGCTCCTGTGGGCCATCGGGGTCGCGCACTACATCGTCGTGTTCGTCACGCTGTACCAGCGGCTGCCCACCAACGAGGCGCTGCCCAAGGAGCTGCACCCGGTGTACTCCATGTTCATCGCCACGCCGTCCGCCGCCAGCCTCGCCTGGGCCGCCATCTACGGCAGCTTCGACGCCGTGGCGCGCACCTTCTTCTTCATGGCCATCTTCCTGTACCTGTCCCTCGTCGTGCGCATCAACTTCTTCCGGGGGTTCCG GTTCTCCCTCGCGTGGTGGTCGTACACGTTCCCCATGACCACGGCGTCGCTGGCCACCGTCAAGTACGCCGAGGCCGTGCCGTGCTTCGCGAGCAGGGCCCTGGCGCTGAGCCTCTCCCTCATGTCGTCGACCATGGTGTCGCTGCTGCTCGTGTCGACGCTCCTGCACGCGCTCGTCTGGCGATCGCTCTTCCCCAACGACCTGGCCATCGCCATCACCAAGGACCGGCAGAACGGCGCGGCGAAGCCGAATGGCAGGGGGAAGAGGGCCAGCAAGAGGGTGCATGACATCAAGCGATGGGCCAAGCAGGCGCCCCTCTCCCTCGTGTCCTCCATCACCAAGAGCCACTCGGCGGAcaaggaggaagaggagagaaCAGACTAG
- the LOC8060419 gene encoding 4-hydroxy-tetrahydrodipicolinate synthase 2, chloroplastic: MALPAANPGVRLGCQEAPAMGLGLAPRLALRRPAAVSRHRSTGRGKFPVAATSLDDYLPMRSTEVKNRTSTGDIASLRLITAVKTPYLPDGRFDLESYDSLINMQIEGGSEGVIVGGTTGEGHLMSWDEHIMLIGHTVNCFGTRIKVIGNTGSNSTREAVHATEQGFAVGMHAALHINPYYGKTSTEGLISHFEAVLPMGPTIIYNVPSRSGQDIPPQVIEALSGYSSLAGVKECVGHERVKCYTDKGITIWSGNDDECHDSRWKYGATGVISVASNLVPGLMRNLMYEGENALLNEKLLPLMKWLFCQPNPIALNTALAQLGVARPVFRLPYVPLLLEKRIEFVRIVEAIGRGNFVGQKEARVLNDDDFVLISRY, from the exons ATGGCACTGCCGGCGGCTAACCCGGGCGTCCGTCTCGGCTGCCAGGAGGCTCCGGCGATGGGCTTGGGGTTGGCGCCGCGGCTAGCACTGCGTCGTCCCGCCGCGGTCTCCCGGCATAG GAGCACTGGCAGAGGGAAGTTTCCAGTGGCAGCCACCAGTCTAGATGACTATCTTCCAATGCGAAGCACTGAAGTGAAAAATCG GACATCAACCGGTGATATCGCAAGTCTCAGATTAATCACTGCAGTGAAAACCCCTTATTTGCCAGATGGAAGGTTCGATCTTGAATCATATGATTCTTTGATAAACATGCAGATAGAGGGTGGTTCTGAAGGTGTAATAGTTGGTGGAACAACAGGAGAGGGTCACCTAATGAGCTGGGATGAACACATTATGCTTATTGGGCATACTGTTAACTGCTTTGGCACTAGAATTAAAGTGATAGGCAACACAGGGAGTAATTCTACCAGAGAGGCTGTTCACGCAACAGAGCAGGGGTTTGCTGTTGGCATGCATGCAGCTCTCCACATCAACCCTTACTATGGGAAGACCTCAACTGAAGGATTGATCTCTCATTTTGAGGCTGTTCTGCCGATGGGTCCAACCATCATTTACAATGTGCCATCCAGGAGTGGCCAGGATATTCCTCCTCAAGTTATTGAGGCACTTTCAGGTTATTCAAGCCTGGCAGGAGTAAAAGAATGTGTCGGACATGAGAGAGTCAAGTGCTACACTGACAAAGGTATAACAATATGGAGTGGTAATGATGATGAATGCCATGATTCTAGGTGGAAATATGGTGCCACTGGAGTTATTTCTGTAGCAAGCAACCTTGTTCCTGGTCTCATGCGTAATCTCATGTATGAAGGGGAGAATGCATTGCTAAATGAGAAGCTGTTGCCTCTGATGAAATGGTTATTCTGCCAGCCGAATCCCATCGCACTCAACACTGCTCTGGCTCAGCTTGGGGTGGCAAGGCCTGTTTTCAGATTGCCGTATGTTCCTCTTCTTCTTGAGAAGCGGATTGAGTTTGTCCGGATTGTTGAAGCTATTGGACGGGGAAACTTTGTGGGACAGAAAGAAGCACGTGTTCTCAACGATGATGATTTTGTTTTGATCAGTAGGTATTAG
- the LOC8057614 gene encoding histone H1: MPALAKPASRPAKTAAAPKPKPAAAKPKAAAAGASHPPYFEMIKEAISALKERTGSSSHAIAKYMEDKHGASLPANFKKMLSIQLRGFAAKGKLVKVKASYKLSDAAKKAAPKPKAKLAAAKTAAPKPTKKDAAKPKKTAAAAKPKKAAAGTKRKAPEKKVVAKPKKSPAAKAKAKPKTVKSPAAKKARKVAA, from the exons ATGCCTGCCCTCGCCAAGCCCGCCTCCCGCCCCGCCAAGACCGCCGCGGCGCCGAAGCCGAAGCCCGCCGCCGCCAAGCCGAAGGCGGCCGCCGCCGGTGCCTCCCACCCGCCCTACTTCGAG ATGATCAAGGAGGCGATCTCGGCGCTGAAGGAGAGGACTGGCTCCAGCTCCCACGCCATCGCCAAGTACATGGAGGACAAGCACGGCGCGTCGCTGCCGGCCAACTTCAAGAAGATGCTCTCCATCCAGCTCCGCGGATTCGCCGCCAAGGGCAAGCTCGTGAAGGTCAAGGCCTCGTACAAGCTCTCCGACGCCGCCAAGAAGGCCGCCCCCAAGCCGAAGGCCAAGCTCGCCGCCGCCAAGACCGCTGCGCCCAAGCCGACCAAGAAGGACGCCGCCAAGCCCAAGAAGACTGCCGCCGCAGCCAAGCCCAAGAAGGCCGCCGCGGGGACCAAGCGCAAGGCGCCTGAGAAGAAGGTCGTGGCCAAGCCGAAGAAGTCCCCCGCCGCCAAGGCCAAGGCCAAGCCCAAGACCGTCAAGTCCCCCGCCGCCAAGAAGGCCCGGAAGGTCGCCGCATGA
- the LOC8155280 gene encoding polyprenol reductase 1: MDMGSGPALQYLLCLAWVAATLPIAAAALPIPTAAGGRFIHGLLCAFSSRGKTVRPSVSSSSKTRFTVPQKFFLHFYVVGAVVTTSLLLAIWFYAYMKMTPLMPEPSSYSTIASHLVGGSNSFSLANFWSSRPMEHKHRVWRTVFVLILMEIQVLRRLYETEHVFHYSPSARMHIIGYLTGIFYYVAAPLSLASSCLPEAIQYLQYQIAEFIVKGRARMPDLAIDPSHLLKPLLKLGWCQWIGAVIFIWGSLHQIRCHAILGSLREHKDSDEYVIPCGDWFGRVSCPHYLAELVLYFGMLIASGGSDISVWFLYLFVITNLSFAAVQTHKWYLQKFEDYPRSRYAIIPFVC, from the exons ATGGATATGGGAAGCGGGCCCGCGCTCCAGTACCTCCTGTGCCTCGCCTGGGTCGCGGCCACCCTCCctatcgccgccgccgcgctgccGATCCCCACGGCCGCCGGCGGCCGTTTCATCCACGGCCTGCTCTGCGCCTTCTCGTCCCGCGGGAAGACAGTCAGGCCCTCGGTCTCGTCCTCGTCCAAGACG AGATTCACCGTTCCACAAAAATTCTTCTTGCATTTTTACGTGGTGGGTGCGGTTGTGACGACTAGCTTGCTACTTGCAATATGGTTCTATGCATACATGAAAATGACACCTTTGATGCCGGAACCATCGAGTTACTCCACAATTGCTAGCCATCTTGTTGGCGGTTCAAATTCATTCTCTTTGGCAAATTTCTGGTCGTCACGCCCCATGGAACACAAGCATCGTGTCTGGCGTACTGTATTTGTACTGATATTGATGGAAATTCAGGTCCTGAGACGCCTATATGAGACTGAACATGTCTTCCACTACAGCCCTTCAGCTCGAATGCACATCATAGGATATCTAACGGGTATTTT CTACTATGTGGCTGCACCTTTATCACTTGCTAGTTCTTGTCTTCCTGAAGCAATACAGTATCTTCAATATCAAATAGCTGAGTTCATAGTCAAGGGTCGAGCAAGAATGCCAGATCTAGCAATTGACCCATCACATCTCTTGAAGCCTCTTCTAAAGTTGGGGTGGTGCCAGTGGATTGGTGCTGTTATTTTCATCTGGGGCTCACTCCATCAGATCCGCTGCCATGCAATTCTT GGATCATTGCGTGAACACAAAGATTCTGATGAATATGTAATTCCATGTGGTGACTGGTTTGGTCGTGTGTCTTGCCCTCATTACCTTGCTGAACTA GTACTATATTTTGGCATGTTGATAGCTAGTGGTGGATCAGACATTTCGGTGTGGTTCCTGTACCTTTTTGTG ATAACAAACTTATCCTTTGCAGCGGTACAAACACATAAATGGTATCTTCAGAAATTTGAAGATTACCCTCGTTCTCGCTATGCAATTATTCCATTTGTATGCTAG
- the LOC8060420 gene encoding uncharacterized protein LOC8060420, whose amino-acid sequence MLEWCMEYLKKEHVGFKFKKSHLLLCANALNKKFAMGVTVDQVDRHYRYHKENWKYIAIALSNSGNTFDETRCMVIISESEKARLCDRARRLLSKPIKFYNEMKELFMGSNANGSLAMDQNTCMDVDDGSDSDDSRELIDLNAYTLPEEVEGEDSDTLPTPTIHAPVDIPSSSTDQVSRKRPRAKNSPTKKPKRKSRFADSTDEISATMKSLRETLAATAPPPMPQLSDPHAALWGRLEAIPMTSDQRVLVGEHLSSKENKGL is encoded by the exons ATGCTTGAGTGGTGCATGGAGTATTTGAAGAAAGAACATGTAGGATTCAAGTTCAAGAAGTCACATCTCCTGTTGTGTGCCAATGCTTTAAACAAAAAGTTTGCTATGGGGGTGACCGTTGATCAAGTGGACCGCCACTACAGGTACCACAAAGAAAATTGGAAGTACATTGCAATAGCATTGAGCAATAGCGGCAATACATTTGATGAAACTAGATGCATGGTGATTATTTCAGAATCTGAAAAGGCGCGTTTATGT GACAGAGCCAGACGCCTGCTTTCTAAGCCTATTAAGTTCTACAATGAAATGAAAGAACTATTCATGGGATCAAATGCTAATGGATCTTTGGCTATGGATCAGAACACATGCATGGATGTTGATGATGGCTCAGATAGTgatgactcaagagaactaatTGACCTCAATGCCTACACACTGCCTGAAGAAGTTGAAGGTGAGGATTCAGATACTTTGCCAACTCCAACTATACATGCACCGGTTGATATTCCATCTTCCAGCACTGATCAAGTTAGTAGGAAGCGTCCAAGAGCCAAGAACTCTCCAACTAAGAAACCAAAACGCAAGAGTCGTTTTGCAGACTCAACTGATGAAATATCTGCTACAATGAAGTCACTTCGAGAAACACTAGCTGCCACTGCCCCTCCTCCAATGCCACAACTTAGTGATCCTCATGCAGCATTATGGGGAAGACTAGAGGCAATTCCAATGACATCAGATCAGAGGGTTCTTGTTGGTGAGCACTTATCTTCCAAGGAGAATAAAG GCTTGTGA
- the LOC8060421 gene encoding probable inactive leucine-rich repeat receptor kinase XIAO, whose amino-acid sequence MPPSSRSLFLLLMLALTPLASLAATAPAPPVARTAGVQAEIDALLAFRRGLRDPYGAMSGWDAASPSAPCSWRGVACAQGGAAGRVVELQLPRLRLSGPISPALGSLPYLERLSLRSNDLSGAIPASLARVTSLRAVFLQSNSLSGPIPQSFLANLTNLDTFDVSGNLLSGPVPVSFPPSLKYLDLSSNAFSGTIPANISASTANLQFLNLSFNRLRGTVPASLGNLQNLHYLWLDGNLLEGTIPAALANCSALLHLSLQGNSLRGILPSAVAAIPTLQILSVSRNQLTGTIPAAAFGAQGNSSLRIVQLGGNEFSQVDVPGALAADLQVVDLGGNKLAGPFPTWLAGAGGLTLLDLSGNAFTGELPPAVGQLTALLELRLGGNAFSGAVPAEIGRCGALQVLDLEDNHFTGDVPSSLGGLPRLREAYLGGNTFSGQIPASFGNLSWLEALSIQRNRLTGRLSGELFRLGNLTFLDLSENNLTGEIPPAIGNLLALQSLNLSGNAFSGHIPTTIGNLQNLRVLDLSGQKNLSGNVPAELFGLPQLQYVSFADNSFSGDVPEGFSSLWSLRNLNLSGNSFTGSIPATYGYLPSLQVLSASHNHISGELPAELANCSNLTVLELSGNQLTGSIPSDLSRLDELEELDLSYNQLSGKIPPEISNCSSLALLKLDDNHIGGDIPASLANLSKLQTLDLSSNNLTGSIPASLAQIPGLLSFNVSHNELSGEIPAMLGSRFGIASAYSSNSDLCGPPLESECGEYRRRRRRQRVQRLALLIGVVCAAVLLVALFCCCCVFSLLRWRRRFIESRDGVKKRRRSPGRGSGSSGTSTENGVSQPKLIMFNSRITYADTVEATRQFDEENVLSRGRHGLVFKACYSDGTVLAIQRLPSTSSDGAVVIDEGSFRKEAESLGKVKHRNLTVLRGYYAGPPPDVRLLVYDYMPNGNLATLLQEASHQDGHILNWPMRHLIALGVSRGLAFLHQSGVVHGDVKPQNILFDADFEPHLSDFGLEPMVVTAGAAAAAAAASTSAATPVGSLGYVAPDAAAAGQATREGDVYSFGIVLLELLTGRRPGMFAGEEEDIVKWVKRQLQRGAVAELLEPGLLELDPESSEWEEFLLGIKVGLLCTASDPLDRPAMGDVVFMLEGCRVGPDIPSSADPTSQPSPA is encoded by the coding sequence ATGCCGCCGTCGTCGCGGTCGCTGTTCCTGCTGCTCATGCTGGCGCTCACGCCGCTCGCGTCGCTGGCCgcgacggcgccggcgccgccggtgGCGAGGACGGCCGGGGTGCAAGCGGAGATCGACGCGCTCCTCGCGTTCCGCCGCGGCCTGCGCGACCCCTACGGCGCCATGTCCGGGTGGGACGCGGCCTCCCCCTCCGCGCCCTGCTCCTGGCGCGGCGTCGCGTGCGCGCAGGGCGGCGCCGCCGGCCGCGTCGTCGAGCTGCAGCTCCCGCGGCTCCGCCTCTCGGGCCCCATCTCGCCGGCGCTCGGCTCGCTGCCGTACCTCGAGCGGCTCAGCCTCCGCTCCAACGACCTCTCCGGCGCCATCCCGGCGTCGCTGGCACGCGTCACCTCCCTGCGCGCCGTCTTCCTCCAGTCCAACTCGCTCTCCGGCCCCATTCCCCAGTCCTTCCTCGCCAACCTCACCAACCTCGACACCTTCGACGTGTCCGGCAACCTCCTGTCCGGACCCGTCCCCGTCTCATTTCCTCCCAGCTTGAAGTACCTCGACCTCTCCTCCAATGCGTTCTCCGGAACCATCCCGGCGAACATTAGCGCCTCCACGGCGAACCTCCAGTTCTTGAACCTGTCCTTCAACCGACTCCGGGGTACCGTGCCGGCGTCGCTGGGCAACTTGCAGAACCTGCATTACCTCTGGCTGGACGGGAACCTTCTCGAAGGGACCATCCCGGCGGCACTGGCCAACTGCTCGGCGCTGCTCCACCTGAGCCTTCAGGGGAACTCGCTCCGTGGCATCTTGCCGTCTGCGGTCGCTGCGATACCCACCCTGCAGATTCTCTCGGTGTCGCGGAACCAGCTCACCGGCACCATCCCGGCCGCCGCGTTCGGCGCTCAGGGGAACTCGTCCCTGCGCATCGTGCAGCTCGGCGGCAACGAGTTCTCTCAGGTGGACGTGCCGGGAGCTCTCGCCGCGGATCTTCAGGTGGTGGACCTCGGCGGCAACAAGCTAGCTGGTCCATTCCCGACTTGGCTTGCTGGTGCGGGAGGGCTGACGCTGCTCGACCTCTCGGGCAATGCGTTCACAGGCGAGTTGCCGCCAGCGGTCGGGCAGCTCACTGCGCTGCTGGAGCTGCGCCTCGGCGGCAATGCTTTCAGTGGCGCCGTGCCTGCCGAGATTGGCAGATGCGGTGCACTCCAGGTGCTTGATCTCGAGGACAACCACTTCACCGGCGACGTGCCATCATCTCTTGGCGGTCTCCCGAGGCTCAGGGAGGCCTATCTTGGTGGGAACACTTTCTCCGGCCAGATTCCGGCGAGCTTCGGGAATCTGTCGTGGTTAGAAGCATTGTCCATACAGAGGAACAGACTCACCGGTCGCCTTTCTGGTGAGCTCTTCCGGCTTGGAAACCTGACGTTCTTGGACCTGTCTGAGAACAACCTCACCGGAGAGATCCCTCCGGCCATCGGTAATTTGTTGGCTCTCCAGAGTTTAAATTTGAGCGGCAATGCCTTTTCTGGCCACATTCCAACGACCATTGGCAACCTCCAGAACCTGCGAGTTCTTGATCTCTCCGGTCAGAAGAACCTCTCTGGCAATGTCCCAGCGGAGCTTTTCGGCCTACCGCAGCTGCAGTATGTGTCGTTCGCGGACAACTCCTTCTCAGGCGATGTTCCTGAAGGATTCAGCAGTCTTTGGAGTCTCCGCAATCTGAACCTCTCAGGCAATTCTTTCACTGGGTCAATACCGGCGACATATGGGTACTTGCCATCACTTCAAGTGCTCTCGGCTTCACACAACCACATTTCTGGGGAGCTGCCAGCCGAGCTCGCCAATTGTTCCAACCTTACTGTGCTTGAGCTCAGTGGCAACCAGCTGACTGGCTCCATCCCAAGTGACCTCTCACGTCTTGATGAACTGGAGGAGCTTGACCTCAGCTACAATCAGCTTTCAGGGAAGATACCACCAGAGATCTCCAATTGCTCATCACTCGCCCTTCTCAAGCTTGATGACAATCATATTGGCGGAGACATACCAGCCTCTCTTGCCAACCTCTCAAAGCTGCAGACGCTTGACCTGTCATCCAACAATCTTACCGGCAGCATCCCTGCTTCATTGGCTCAGATTCCTGGTCTTTTGTCATTCAATGTGTCACACAATGAGCTTTCTGGTGAGATACCGGCAATGCTTGGCTCCCGCTTTGGCATCGCTTCAGCATATTCTTCAAACTCAGACTTGTGCGGTCCGCCATTGGAGAGTGAGTGCGGCGAGTACCGGCGACGGCGGAGGCGGCAGAGGGTGCAGCGCCTGGCTCTGCTAATTGGCGTGGTGTGTGCTGCAGTGCTGCTCGTTGCGCTGTTCTGCTGTTGCTGTGTGTTTAGCTTGCTGCGATGGAGGCGTCGGTTCATTGAGAGCCGTGATGGTGTCAAGAAGAGGAGACGCAGCCCAGGACGTGGCAGTGGATCGAGTGGCACAAGCACAGAGAACGGTGTCAGCCAGCCGAAGCTGATTATGTTCAATTCAAGGATCACTTATGCTGACACGGTTGAGGCAACCCGGCAGTTTGACGAGGAGAATGTGCTCAGCCGAGGCCGCCATGGCCTCGTGTTCAAGGCCTGTTACAGTGATGGCACCGTGCTTGCAATTCAGCGGCTTCCGTCCACATCTTCTGATGGTGCCGTGGTGATTGACGAGGGATCGTTCAGGAAAGAGGCCGAGTCTCTCGGGAaggtgaagcacaggaaccTCACCGTGCTCCGTGGCTACTATGCCGGGCCTCCGCCGGATGTCCGGCTGCTGGTCTATGACTACATGCCCAATGGCAACCTCGCCACATTGCTGCAGGAAGCGTCGCACCAAGACGGCCACATCCTCAACTGGCCAATGAGGCACCTCATCGCGCTCGGCGTCTCGCGCGGCCTTGCATTCCTGCACCAGTCCGGCGTGGTGCACGGCGACGTCAAGCCGCAGAACATCCTCTTCGACGCCGACTTCGAGCCGCACCTGTCCGACTTCGGCCTGGAGCCGATGGTGGTGACCGCGGGTGCCGCTGCAGCAGCTGCGGCCGCATCGACATCAGCTGCGACACCCGTGGGCTCGCTCGGCTACGTCGCCCCCGACGCGGCCGCGGCCGGGCAGGCCACGAGGGAAGGCGACGTGTACAGCTTCGGCATCGTGCTGCTGGAGCTCCTGACGGGGCGGCGCCCCGGCATGTTCGccggggaggaggaggacatCGTGAAGTGGGTGAAGCGGCAGCTGCAGCGCGGCGCCGTCGCGGAGCTGCTGGAGCCGGGCCTGCTGGAGCTGGACCCGGAGTCCTCCGAGTGGGAGGAGTTCCTGCTGGGCATCAAGGTCGGGCTGCTCTGCACCGCGTCCGACCCCTTGGACCGCCCGGCCATGGGCGACGTGGTGTTCATGCTGGAGGGCTGCCGCGTCGGCCCGGACATCCCGTCCTCCGCCGACCCCACCTCCCAGCCGTCGCCGGCCTGA